From the Xiphophorus maculatus strain JP 163 A chromosome 20, X_maculatus-5.0-male, whole genome shotgun sequence genome, one window contains:
- the LOC102223765 gene encoding class E basic helix-loop-helix protein 40-like codes for MERITSAQPPPYVPKHAPMDIPDMRRLEYPIYMCKSRRGVKGRDECKETYKLPHRLIEKKRRDRINECIAQLKDLLPEHLKLTTLGHLEKAVVLELTLKHVKTLSAVLEQQQQKIMALQKDLQIGDNVGDGAETSEEMFRSGFHLCAREVLHYLASQETTRDLTPSHVISHIQKVAAEVLHNGSSPQPDRSSARESDEAKRPVGEPSASPEAPARNCVPVIQRTFHHGTGEQSGSDTDTDSGYGGEHDKPKAQWSENEREGETKPPASERMVGVVKQEGDQPRAKRLRVDSEDEMLSFHPAGAPGSYVNVSPNQPPFCLPFYLIPPSTAAAAAYLPMLEKCWYPGGMPIMYPGLPSEPLPSSLLMSPRAGSPVAHRIPMDSPTLHKALRQVSPLNLEAKD; via the exons ATGGAGCGGATTACAAGTGCGCAACCACCTCCTTATGTTCCGAAACACGCACCAATGGACATACCTGACATGCGCCG ACTAGAGTATCCTATTTATATGTGCAAAAGCAGGAGGGGTGTGAAGGGCAGAGATGAATGCAAG GAGACTTACAAGTTGCCACACAGACTGATCGAAAAGAAGAGACGGGACAGAATAAATGAATGCATTGCCCAGTTGAAGGACCTGTTGCCAGAACATCTTAAGCTTACA ACGCTGGGTCACCTGGAGAAAGCCGTGGTGCTGGAACTCACACTGAAGCATGTGAAAACTCTGAGCGCCGTGctggagcaacagcagcagaaaataatGGCGCTCCAGAAAGACCTGCAGATCG GTGATAACGTGGGAGACGGTGCCGAGACCAGCGAGGAGATGTTCCGCTCTGGCTTTCACCTCTGTGCCAGAGAAGTCCTCCATTACCTGGCGAGTCAAGAGACCACCAGGGATCTGACCCCCTCACACGTCATCAGTCACATCCAGAAGGTGGCGGCTGAAGTTCTCCACAACGGAAGCAGCCCTCAACCCGACAGGTCCTCCGCCCGAGAGTCTGATGAGGCAAAGAGGCCAGTCGGGGAGCCGTCGGCGTCGCCCGAGGCCCCGGCTAGGAACTGCGTCCCGGTCATCCAACGGACTTTCCACCACGGGACGGGGGAGCAGAGTGGCAGCGATACGGACACTGACAGCGGCTACGGGGGAGAACACGACAAGCCTAAAGCCCAGTGGTCGGAAAACGAGAGGGAGGGCGAGACAAAGCCTCCCGCGTCGGAGCGGATGGTCGGTGTCGTCAAGCAGGAGGGCGACCAGCCCCGGGCAAAGAGGTTAAGAGTGGACTCGGAGGATGAGATGCTCTCCTTTCACCCAGCGGGAGCTCCGGGCAGTTATGTAAACGTCTCCCCCAACCAGCCCCCTTTTTGCCTCCCCTTCTACCTCATCCCCCCATCGACGGCGGCAGCTGCAGCATACCTCCCGATGCTGGAAAAATGCTGGTACCCCGGCGGCATGCCCATCATGTACCCGGGCCTGCCCTCGGAGCCGTTGCCCTCGTCTTTGTTGATGTCTCCGAGGGCGGGGTCTCCGGTGGCCCACCGCATCCCAATGGATTCCCCCACTCTCCACAAAGCTTTAAGGCAGGTCTCTCCTTTGAACTTGGAAGCCAAAGACTGA